In Gossypium hirsutum isolate 1008001.06 chromosome A10, Gossypium_hirsutum_v2.1, whole genome shotgun sequence, the DNA window gaaaaaataaaaattcatcatGTCTTTTCACATAAAAGTGTTACCTGATGTAACAAATATCACCAAAACGAAAACCTAGTGAGCGATAACCATGGCCGTGCCACACTGGTAAAGGGGTAATCTGAAGCACAATGTTTGCACAGAGAACACAGGTTATGACCAGACATGACCTGATATGTATTAATGTTGAAGGGGAGCTGGTGTCTTAATTTCATACATCTCGGCATTCGTACATATTATATTGATTATTAGGCATGTTTCATCAACAATATGTAAGAATACAGGGGAAAAAAAgcaatttagccctaaacttCTCAACCATTTTTTTATAATGACATAATGGTAGGACAGTAGCAGCCAAATACAAAGGCAAACTGTCTCTAGGGCCTGATTCACTTTTCTACAGTCAAAACTGAACTTAAACCCATTATTACAGTTTCAAGAATGCATATGGTACTAAGAAATTACCATCCGTACTGAGTGAACAAGAATCACCTGTAAATCATGAACGATGAAAGGTTCTTCTTGTATGATATTAAATTGCAGCTTTGAGACAGCAGCACCAGGTATAATCACACTTGTATCTACCAAATAATAGTGAGTCTTTTTCATCACCTGAAATTGTTACAGAAGATATTATACAATCTGAATATCAACGAAAGACAAATAATTCATGCATAACAAATCATTTGAATCATCCAATAATATTAGTTTGTGGATTAGTTTTTCCAACATCTTGAGTGGCAATAATAGCTCAAATTTCCTTATTATCAAAACTAACAGCTATAGAACTACTTAGAAATAGTTCTAGTATCCATTATGCGTAGTACTATAAAGTTTATTGAGAATATTACTAGCTTAGCACCTGCTTGTATCATTTCATGTTATTAATTACTTCCCATTTATCACTACAACTTACAGAAAATGCAGGATATATCTATTACCAGACagacaaacatatatatacacacacattgCCATCACAAAATCATATGTTCAAGATATGGTGGAAAGAGGTAGAACAGAATTTTGGACCTCAAAATCGCGCTCAGCAACATAAATTGAGATGTTTGGCTGCACGTTGTTTGTCCAGTCACGTAGATCATCAAGACCTGGGAAATTAAGACAAAATTTGTGTTAGACAATGTGTGTTTCTATGTAAAAGAAAACTAGCAAAAACTTAATACATCATTGTGGAAAGGTTTAACTATTTAGAGAGAAATATTAGAAAGTGTTCATGTCAGAGACCTCCAATTGCATCAGCATGAGAATGTGTAATTATAACCGCATCAATTGTTCTTATCCTGACACAAATGCAACTAGTTACAACAACGAAAATACACGACAATCGACATATATACCATAAGATAATCAGAAAAACATTCCTCCACTGGTCTTTTTTGCTTAATGACCTTTAGGACTTGATAATAAACCTGAGTTTTACTAAAGTTTACACTTAAGGAAGCATCAAAATGGCCTCCAGAATGAGTGAATGCTTGCACCATCTAGAAAATCATATGTAAagtacattttatattattatggtTAATGTTAGTATAGGCATTGAGAAAACATTTACATTTATGTCTATAACCAACAAATACTAAGATTATTTCGACTGAATTCCAGAACTATAACATGAGACCACATTTTGACAGAACACTGAAAAATCAAACTCGCACAAGAAAACTAGTTGGTTCATCGTGCCTACCGTACATGGTGACGCATTCAATATCACATAACACTAAAATcaacatttcaaattaaaataactgAAGCTACAAATGAAACTATACAAATGTTGTATTTCATCCCTTCAAATACCATGGAAAGTCTGATGACTTCAAGGTGTATGGGACTAAAAAGGGGAGGattgaagtaaaaataaaaaataaaaaaacatcagGTCATATAAACTAGTATTCTAAAGATACATTAAACTCAGCCACCAAAGCCCATTGATGATCATAATAATAATCTACAATCAAATATCAACTCCATGAAGGTGAGAAGAAAAGGCTTAAGACAAGGAAAGACTATTCCTATGTTATATTCCAGCCATTAGAGCATGAAATCAATATGGTACAACACAATTAGATCATATTCCATCTCAGAGTTACAACAAAAAAATTCCAAAACTGCAAATGTAATAGCATCTAAGATAACAAAAGAGCTAGAACTTCACCCCCGCAATGAACATACTCTAAGAGTTAATGGATTGAACACCATGGACCATCTAATGACTTAAGAGCTAGACATAACACCAAAATGCTTTTAGTATTAAACTAACCCGAATTCTGGAAACCATTGAAGAGCACTGTGGTAGAAGAACCTACAAAACAAAGTCACAGATGAGAAACAACACTAGATAATTTTATCTAGGGATTGCAGAAGGTAGCAAAAATTCAGCAGCCATTAAGCATTAGGCAGTTTTATAGTGATTTCCAGGAACAATTTTAGCACTAACTAGCAAGAATCTTTGATTGCTTTTGTTCTCCATTTAAGGCAACAACATAATACAGGCATCAAACTTTGAAAAGGTTATATCCCAATTTAGGTAGTCAACCTCTAAGCTTTTCACTTAAAAGTTTCCACTGCCCTTTCTGTTGgctaaaagaaaacaataaacTGGTTTATTGAGTCAGTTTAAAAGtactttatttttcaaaattttccttttatatGTTAACTGTAACAATTCTAAAGCAGAAGCAGTCAAATGCCAGCATCTAAAATAACTGTAAGAACAGTACACAGTCTGGTGCCAAATGGAATCTGTTTGGATCACAATTTCCCCAGCATCGTTAGAATTTTCAATAACAACTTTTATAACTAACTACTAAAAGAATACTTGATTTCATTAAAGTAACCTTCACTTACTTGCCAGCATCTATTAGAATGTTGCATCTTCCAGAAGGCCTACCATAACGAATAAGTAAGCTTGTATTACGTCTCCGATTTATGTTACCAGGCTCTGCTGCTTTGCTGCAAacctgtaaaaataaaaaatcaataaatgtcTTAAAACAGTAAAAGAAGAAATTGCAAACAAATGCACAGAAAGCAAGGGACAGCTACTTATGATTAAGTTATCAGTTCGGATGGCCAGTATACCAGGCACTTCTTTACAGGGTCAGTCAGGCAGCTAACACGAGGAATGCCTTCGCTAGTTCCTGTCCCTATAAAAATGATCTCGGAATGTTCTGCAGGTAACTTTTCTCTAGTATCCATAGTAGCAGAACCTGTATTCAAGGCACTATCACTAACATAACTAATCTATAAGGTGCCAAAGAGTAGCAAAGTAAAAATCATTATAGCCTCATTAGCATCGTCTTTCAACCATAAAGAAAGAACAGTTAGAATCGAGTCTGTCAGCTTATTTCATAACAAATGTATTAAATACCAAGCTACTTCTTTTACCAAAGATAAAGTTGAGTAATGGATCCACCATGCTTCCCCATTGCCACTCTATACCATCGAAACAAGATAATACCACATTCAAGAGATAGCTATGTATAACCAATTACCCAAAAGAGCCTAAAATTTGTATCTAGGTGAACCCAAGCTAGCTTAATCACAATAAAACAACCATTCCCATCTTATTACAAACAAAACCAATAAAAGTTCAATTAAAACTAACTAATACCCAGAAAAGAAAACCGCGAATTTAATTGCATCCTAATCACAGAAACGTAAAACAAATTATAAGAAGAACCAGGCACAATTAAAaggcaaataaaaaaaaagtagaaaataaTTAGAAAGTACGTACTAGATTGAAGGCAAGCTTGAAGAAACCTCCTGAACGGAAAGAACCCATTCCTTGGAAAAGAAACTGGAGAGATTCGTATTGATATTTGGCGCTTGTAAGGTGCCAAACTCGTTAAAGAAGGTGTAGATCGAACTGTGCCCAAAAATGGAACCATTGAGAAAGCTACCATTTTCTTATTACTGTATAATTTCAACTTTCTTTTCGCTTTCTTGTAAatctctaaaaaaaattcaaaaaaattcaaaagcaaATCAGCTTTTATTCCGAAATGAAAGGTGAAAATGctggtttctttctttttctccacaCCTTCTGTTTAGCAGTTTTGGTTTGGAGAGCATTGGCTGCCTGCAGAATCGAAGCAAAGCATAAATAGGCCAATGTTAACCATATACggtcaatcttttttttttttctctttgctcTTTCTTACATATATTGAAAATATAGAGAAATTTGGACAACTTATCTCACACTGTTTCTGTTTTAGAGGTTCATACATATAtccaaataaaagataaaattcgGAGAcacttttacataatttatacccaaattaaattttttatcgatTTGATTTTTCtatcatattaatctaaaatattatctatattaatatatatttaacggtTGAAAGATCTATATGAATATGAATGAAgtataaaatataacataagtGAATCTTCTAgatcatataaaatatattagatGTTTAAAAATGTCTACATTGAAAATATATGAAGAAAAAGGGTTTCAAATTTGGCGACCAAATATCattgaaaatatt includes these proteins:
- the LOC107897404 gene encoding putative hydrolase C777.06c — encoded protein: MVAFSMVPFLGTVRSTPSLTSLAPYKRQISIRISPVSFPRNGFFPFRRFLQACLQSSSATMDTREKLPAEHSEIIFIGTGTSEGIPRVSCLTDPVKKCLVCSKAAEPGNINRRRNTSLLIRYGRPSGRCNILIDAGKFFYHSALQWFPEFGIRTIDAVIITHSHADAIGGLDDLRDWTNNVQPNISIYVAERDFEVMKKTHYYLVDTSVIIPGAAVSKLQFNIIQEEPFIVHDLQITPLPVWHGHGYRSLGFRFGDICYISDVSDIPEETYPLLGNCEILILDALRPDRSSSTHFGLPRALEEVRKIKPKRTLFTGMMHLMDHEKVSEYLENLMETEGLDIQLSYDGLRIPVSL